The following proteins are co-located in the Amphiprion ocellaris isolate individual 3 ecotype Okinawa chromosome 7, ASM2253959v1, whole genome shotgun sequence genome:
- the dhx40 gene encoding probable ATP-dependent RNA helicase DHX40, with protein sequence MSKSARRSPKENESKQLPIYQHKTKLIQAVRESSFLVVTGETGSGKTTQLPQYLHEAGFCKDGKIGITQPRRVAAITVAQRVAQEMQCTLGREVGYQVRFDDCTSSDTMVKYMTDGCLLREILADPGLSQYSVVILDEVHERSLNTDILLGLIKKMFSNPANAPKSRSIPLKVVVMSATLETDKLSAFFSNCAVFAIPGRTFPVTCMFGSAVGPKDVESTGYVKEVVKVALDVHTSEMAGDILVFLTGQSEIERACDLLYEKAECIDYRYDVQDQTVEGLLILPLYGSMPTDQQRQIFQPPPPGIRKCVVATNIAATSLTINGIKYIVDSGFVKQLNHNSRVGMDILEVVPISKSEAQQRAGRAGRTSAGKCFRIYTKEFWEKCMPEYTVPEIQRTSLTAVVLTLKCLGVHDVIRFPYLDCPEERFILEALKQLYQFDAIDRRGKVTQLGELMVEFPLHPGLTRALLKAASLDCQELLLPVAAMLSVENIFIRPGQPEEQKEADEKHRKLAAKTGGMNDFATLLSVFQSCKSSDRPSVWCKENWIHWRALKSAFSVETQLREILLRLQQKRDFPVETFDGNRSELLRRCLCTGYFTNVARRSVGKVFCTMDGHGSMVHIHPSSSLFDQEAELNWVIFHDVLVTSRVYIRTVCPIRYEWVKDLLPKLHEVDVYELSSVAREEVTDEEMIKWETREAAKRQPEVSTEEVMKKLEKRSNETTVSDARARYLQRKQQRQQSKAL encoded by the exons ATGTCCAAATCAGCGAGACGGAGCCCAAAAGAAAACGAGTCCAAACAGCTGCCTATCTATCAGCACAAAACCAAACTGATCCAGGCTGTCAGAGAGAGCTCTTTCCTGGTTGTCACCGGTGAAACTGGCAGCGGGAAAACCACACAACTTCCACAGTATCTGCATGAAGCAG gtttttgtaAAGATGGCAAAATTGGCATCACCCAGCCCCGCCGGGTGGCTGCCATCACAGTGGCCCAGAGGGTGGCCCAGGAGATGCAGTGCACTCTGGGAAGGGAAGTCGGCTACCAAGTACGCTTTGATGACTGCACATCATCG GACACGATGGTGAAGTACATGACAGATGGCTGTTTGCTCAGAGAGATCCTGGCAGACCCTGGACTTTCTCAATACAGTGTTGTAATCTTGGATGAAGTTCATGAGCGCAGCCTCAACACA GACATTCTCTTGGGTTTGATAAAGAAAATGTTCTCCAACCCAGCTAACGCCCCCAAGAGCCGATCCATCCCTCTGAAGGTGGTGGTGATGTCCGCCACCTTGGAAACTGACAaactttcagcatttttcagcAACTGTGCCGTCTTTGCCATTCCTGGGAGGACGTTTCCTGTAACCTGCATGTTTGGCTCAGCTGTAGGACCGAAAGATGTGGAAAGCACCGGCTATGTGAAAGAG GTTGTTAAAGTTGCCCTGGATGTTCACACCAGTGAAATGGCTGGAGATATTCTAGTGTTTTTGACAG GTCAGTCAGAGATTGAACGTGCCTGTGACTTGTTGTACGAAAAAGCTGAGTGTATAGATTATCGCTATGATGTACAGGACCAGACAGTGGAGGGTCTTCTCATTTTGCCCCTGTATGGATCCATGCCTACTG ATCAACAAAGGCAGATCTTTCAGCCGCCACCTCCAGGAATAAGAAAATGTGTAGTGGCCACTAACATTGCAGCAACATCTCTCACCATCAATGGAATAAA GTACATCGTTGACAGCGGGTTTGTGAAGCAGCTAAACCACAACTCCAGGGTGGGCATGGATATCTTGGAGGTGGTGCCTATTTCAAA GAGCGAGGCTCAGCAGAGAGCAGGCCGAGCTGGAAGGACCTCAGCTGGGAAATGTTTTCGAATCTATACCAAGGAGTTCTGGGAGAAGTGCATGCCTGAATATACAGTCCCAGAGATCCAGAGGACAAGTCTGACTGCAGTAGTACTCACCCTCAAGTGCCTGGGCGTTCATGATGTGATTAG GTTTCCTTATCTGGACTGTCCGGAGGAGAGGTTTATTCTAGAAGCACTAAAACAGCTCTACCAATTTGATGCCATTGACCG AAGAGGAAAAGTGACCCAGCTGGGGGAGCTGATGGTGGAGTTCCCCCTGCATCCAGGCCTCACCAGGGCTTTGCTCAAAGCCGCTTCGCTTGACTGCCAGGAGCTGCTGCTCCCTGTGGCTGCCATGCTGTCTGTGGAGAACATCTTCATCAGGCCAG GTCAACCTGAGGAACAGAAAGAGGCAGATGAGAAGCACAGAAAACTGGCTGCAAAGACCGGCGGTATGAATGACTTTGCCACACTCCTCAGTGTGTTTCAGTCGTGCAAATCCAG TGACAGACCTTCAGTGTGGTGTAAGGAGAACTGGATCCACTGGAGGGCGCTAAAGTCGGCCTTTAGTGTGGAGACTCAGCTGAGAGAGATTCTCCTCCGCCTCCAGCAG AAAAGAGATTTCCCTGTAGAAACATTTGATGGTAATAGGAGTGAGCTCCTCAGACGGTGCCTGTGCACAGGATACTTCACCAACGTTGCCAGAAG GTCTGTCGGAAAGGTGTTTTGCACAATGGATGGACATGGATCTATGGTtcacattcatccatcatcatcg CTATTTGACCAGGAGGCAGAGCTGAACTGGGTCATCTTCCACGATGTGTTGGTGACATCACGGGTCTACATCAGGACTGTGTGTCCTATTCGATATGAGTGGGTGAAGGATTTGTTACCTAAACTCCATGAAGTGGACGTCTATGAACTGAGCAGTGTGGCAAGAGAAGAAGTTACTGACGAGGAAATGATCAAATGGGAGACCAGGGAGGCAGCCAAAAGACAACCAG aGGTTTCTACAGAGGAGGTCATGAAGAAGTTGGAGAAGCGAAGCAACGAAACCACCGTCAGCGACGCTCGTGCTCGCTACCTGCAGCGAAAGCAACAGAGACAGCAAAGCAAAGCTCTATGA